The Capsicum annuum cultivar UCD-10X-F1 chromosome 3, UCD10Xv1.1, whole genome shotgun sequence genomic sequence CCTGATCGTTAACCTTCTTATCCTCTTCAATAAGCATTTCATCTTCTAATATGTCCACCATATAGATATGCCTGTTAGTATTGCATTTGTGTCCCAGCACATATTTCTCATCACAAAAGAAGCATAAACCCTTGGCCCTTTTCTCATCCATCTCAGCTGCAGTCAGTCTTCTTCCATTCCCATTGCTACTGAATCTGTTGGTTTTATTAGCTTGGGTTTCCACTGGCTTTTTGTATGTATTAGCAGGAATCAGTGCCTTTTGATATAAGGAAGGTTTTGCTTGATTGGGAGTGGGCAAGATAGGTGCAGATATGGGCTTTACAATAGATCTCAGACCCCAAGATTTAGCCTGTGTTTCAAATACTTCATCCTGCAATCTTGTGATTTTATAAGCCTGCATTAATGTCTTTGGAGCTTGGATCCTTACAGTCTTATTTAACTCTGGTTTAAGCCCCCCTAAATAACAGCTAATAGAGTTTTTAGTAGACAAATTCAACCTGGTCAAGAACCTATCAAATTTAGCTTGATACTCTTTAACACTACCAGTCTGAGTTAAATTTTTTAGGGCTTCCATAGGACCTTCAAATTCTTCCCCAAACCTCTCATTCAAAGCAATTACATACTCAATCCAAGAAGGATCCCTTAAAGAATTTCTAGCTTTCATGTATGACCTATGCCAAGCAATGGCCTCCCCCTCAAAATGAATAGCAGCTATTTTAACCCTTTGATCAAAAGCAGTTTCATTCATATCAAAAAACTGATCCACTTTATACAACCAGGTCCTTAAATCTTGACCTCCAAATTTGGGGAATTCTACTCTAGAGCATCTAGTAAGAAAATTACCAGAGTGATGATTGGCTTTGGGTCTGTAGTCATGCTGAACCTCCACAGAACAAGCTCTATCAGCGAAGATTCTGCTCTTCCAGCTTCCTTGTcgtttgcttgaatgcccaacCTATTCATAACCTCCTTAATTTCACCCAATTTTGCGTTCATTCATGGTGGTCTTTCTGTCCATGAGTTTCTGTAACTGCTCTTGAATCTGAAGCAATTTCTCATCCATTTCTCCAGAAGCTTGCTCTTGATTCTTGTTTCGAGTAACTGGCATGCCGAGGAATgtcttgctttgataccaaatgatgcaCTCAACAAAAATTAATCGATTCCAGGAGTTGAACTCGCGGAACAGAATAGCTATTCAGGGTTCTAATCCGAGAAGATAGCCAAGATAGAGAAATTTAGGAGAAGAAGTGAAATGTTATtatcatgaatgaatatgtagTATTACAAGTCGGTATTTATAGTAGTTGTATCTAGTCTTAGCTAACTACCAactaattctgtaactaacagATGGACTTCAACTGTTTTTGTGAACTTTCCACTGTACAACTGAATTCTAACTAACTAATAACAACTTGCACTTCTAATTAACAACTTGCATCAATATGGTGAGGCATCAATTGCGTGACTCCAAATTTTTAGCTCCCATCTTTTCCTTACTGTTGCTCAAATGCATTGTCTGTTAATTTACTTTCTCCTTCCTCCCGTCCACCTTCTGCTTTTTCTCTGTGAGTACCTTACATCATAATCTTTCACACAGCTGGATTCTTTTCTTCATGCAGGTGGTGGGAACATTGTCCTTATTGTTTGCTCTATCTCCCCAACTTGCACCAATTCTGGGCTTACTCATGCTCGCCGTGTCTATTTTAGTcggtaaatattttatttctgatattaCTGGTTTCTCTGTGCACTTAAACAAGGTATAGCTAATACCTTTGTTGAATTTTCAGTTTCTTGGTGTGCACTTAATAGTTTTAATCATAATAAAcagtactccctctgtttcaaaaaagaatgacctactttcctttttaatccgtttCAAAAAGGATGGCCTCTTTCCTTGTTTggtagtattttattttcaactttccacgtggcatgtttatgatcaaaagattaaagggaatttggtacatttgacataacttaaGTTTAGGACCTCAAGATCAagagtcttctttattttcttaaattccgtGCCAtgtcaaactaggtcattcttttttaaacagagggagtaaCATATATTTCAGCTTGACTTATATAATTCGTAAATTCAACTACTATCACATTCCAGACCCCacaggtatgttgttgtttttgtactTATGTCACACTCGCTTCATTGTATTGACATGTGGCGATTAGTTATATTGCTCAAGATCATATATCTTGGTTCATGCCAGAGAAAGAAATACCAGAAGCAATATGTTTATTGGTAGCAAAGGCACAAGTAATAAGTAGAAATGGAACTGCAGAAAGAAGATGATTTGTGGGTCTTGGTAATTACTGGTATTCTGTTTGAGTTGTCTGTGCGTCTTCCTAATGTTTATGAACTTATTAGCACTGTACAAGAGGTCAACTGTAAATGTCTTCAAAGCTCATGGACTGGTTCAAGCATCAATAGCTGATTCTGTCACTGAATCATTTTCTGCCATTCGCACTGTAAGTTCATGATCTTTAGCCCATTCAGATTTTACCTTAATTTCTGTAActttactaagtttcagattgtCCTGTGATGCCCATACACTTCTATGGTGGTAATTCTGCAGGTAAGGTCATTTAGTGGGGAGAAGCGTCAGATGTCAGAATTTGCTCGCCAGGTAATATAGAGGCTATTTGATTTCCTTAGATTCAGTGAGGACTAGAATTGTCATAGTTGCTGTTCTAGAGATACTAGATTGTATTTGTGACAGGTACTCAAGTATGAGAGTAGTGGCATAAAGCTTGGAACCTTCAAATCCTTAAATGAGTCAGTGACAAGGGTAGCAGTTTATATCTCCTTGATGGCTTTATATTGTCTTGGTGGAAGCAAAGTAAAGGCAGTAAGTACTTTAAATATAGTGACGGATACTTATATCTTACCTACCAAAAATCAGAAGACGGATATTTATATCTTCAAGTGTTTATCCATCTTAAGCTGTAATTTGTTTTCAAGTTGAGTATTACATCTGCCAGTACTTTTTTCCAATCCACTAGTAAATTTATATCTGGACTCTCTTCCTCTAAGGATTTGACTTTATTTGCATATTAACTGATGCAGGGTGAATTATCGGTGGGAATTATGGCTTCATTTATTGGATATACATTTACATTAACTTTCGCTGTGAGTAATTTTTTTGCCGTTGCTCACTTTtccccccatttttatcttccATCATCTACTTAACAGATTATGTGTTATAGGTTCAAGGGCTCGTAAATACCTTTGGAGACCTTCGTGCAGCTCTTGCGGCAACTGAGAGAATTAACTCTGTTTTATCCGATGCTGAAATTGATGAAGCGCTTGCATATTCTTTAGAGAAAGACATGAAGCAAAAGAAGGTCCATGATGAGGTTTTAGAATTATATTTGGTGAATGGTTCTAATGAGAAGAAGCAATCTACCAAAACAAGATACATGTCTACACTAAAATTTGGAAGCAGTGTGCGAAACCTGGCGGAGACTGGTGATATCTGTCTTGAAGGTATATACTTTTGCCATACCTGCTTCTTTGTGCTGCTTGTACAACACTGGAAAAAGTGGATTTACTATTTATTTTGATAAGTTGATAAACAAGGTACAGATAACAAGTTTGATTGATGGATTTAGTTCCTTTTTAGATGGTTAAATCTCTAAGGTAGATCTTTGTGTAACTTTTTATCTAGGAGGTTTTCTGGTCCCTTTTCAGTAAATTGTCTTGCTTATGAATACTACTTTTGTTTAGAGAAACAGATCATGTTCTTGTCTGTTCAGCTATAGTTTCAGGAATCTGTCACACTTCCATATTCTGAAAAAGACATGGTGGGAAGAAGTAATGGAAAATGCACCATTCCCTTTGTTAATTTATaaaattctttttatattttgtatgcaGATGTGGATTTCTCATATCCAGTGAGGCCTGATGTGGAAATCCTTCGTGGTCTTAATTTAACCCTAAAATGTGGTACTGTCACAGCTTTGGTTGGACCAAGTGGTGCAGGGAAGAGCACAGTAGTACAGCTATTATCACGTTTCTATGAGGTCTACTTTCGGTTATCTAGTTGAATATTCCTGAATACAAGTTTATGTGGTCCTTCTAAGAAGGTCTAATGGTAAATATATTAGCCAATAACTTGACCTTGCAGCCAACTCGAGGTCGCATAACTGTTGCAGGAGAAGATTTGCGCACATTTGATAAGAGCCAGTGGGCACGGGTTGTCTCTATAGTTAATCAAGTATGTATGGCTCTTTTGTCTTCAACACTCACTGCTTAAGCAGTGTAACACTACTCTCAGGATCATTTTCTTCACCGAAGATTTGACTTTGAAATTGAATTCTGGATGATGTCAGTGATTGTCCTGAGCCTTGCAATCACTTTCTATTTGTTTCTGACATCCATAAAATCTCTCTTGTAGGAACCTGTTCTTTTCTCTGTATCAGTTGGAGAAAATATTGCTTATGCTCTCCCTGATGAATATGTATCCAAGGAGGATGTGATAAAGGCAGCCAAGGCTGCCAATGCTCACGAGTTCATAATTTCAATGCCGCAGGTTTGTCATTTCTGAAAGGCTGCTTCTGTCATCCGTCTATTTGATATTTACTCCTATATCTGCCAATTATCTCTCGAGAAACTGACAGGGTTATGACACATTGGTTGGTGAACGTGGTGGTTTATTGAGTGGTGGACAGAGGCAGGTAGTAAATCGCTGTGTTGTTTATGCTGCACTTATTAGagcttttcattttctttttctcttcacgAGTTTGCAGAGTTATCTTGATTATACCGTCTTTCCATTTTCAGCGAATTGCTATCGCAAGGGCTCTACTGAAGAATGCCCCTGTTTTGATACTTGATGAGGTAATCTTTGACCCTTCTTTGCTCCCTCTGCTATCAATGTATGCTCTGCAGTACAATTCTGTGAGTGGCCTTTGTATCTTCTTTCTCTTTGTTAATTCTGGTTTAAGCCTcaacctttttattattttacattacAAGCATATTTCCCAATCTGCTCTAGGAAGACCGTATGATTATTTACATCATAGAATTACAGCCATCCAgctcaactcagaacagtataaGTATGAATGA encodes the following:
- the LOC107863345 gene encoding ABC transporter B family member 28 isoform X1; translated protein: MATVPNTFCLPVTPFTTLRRKRNHRLLLGHFSGPPQFSISSTQPFRQQFISCRKLNRSVISSSYITGTTFDAFVSEKDKIEEADDSFIAFQSIEDHKFEESDDSLVERVQSIEVVSWSVLWKLVSWHKLRLLASVFSLVGGTTCTLTVPLLSGRFFEVLIGTRPEPLLELLSKVGLLYALEPIFTIIYVVNMNSIWEKVMSSLRAQIFQRVLIQKVDFFDRYKVGELTALLTSDLGSLKNIVSENTSRDRGFRALSEVVGTLSLLFALSPQLAPILGLLMLAVSILVALYKRSTVNVFKAHGLVQASIADSVTESFSAIRTVRSFSGEKRQMSEFARQVLKYESSGIKLGTFKSLNESVTRVAVYISLMALYCLGGSKVKAGELSVGIMASFIGYTFTLTFAVQGLVNTFGDLRAALAATERINSVLSDAEIDEALAYSLEKDMKQKKVHDEVLELYLVNGSNEKKQSTKTRYMSTLKFGSSVRNLAETGDICLEDVDFSYPVRPDVEILRGLNLTLKCGTVTALVGPSGAGKSTVVQLLSRFYEPTRGRITVAGEDLRTFDKSQWARVVSIVNQEPVLFSVSVGENIAYALPDEYVSKEDVIKAAKAANAHEFIISMPQGYDTLVGERGGLLSGGQRQRIAIARALLKNAPVLILDEATSALDTVSERLVQEALDHLMKGRTTLVIAHRLSTVQNADQIALCADGKIAELGTHLELLERKGLYASLVDTQRLAFE
- the LOC107863345 gene encoding ABC transporter B family member 28 isoform X2, with the protein product MAATVPNTFCLPLTPFTTLHRKRNHRLLLHRFNKPPPQFSISSAQQFRPQFISCRRKLNRSVISSAYITGPAFDAIVSENDPKFEESDDSFVAVVQPIEVISWGFLWKLVSRHKLRLLASVCSLVVCTTCTLTMPLLSGRFFEVLIGTRPEPLLELLSKVGLLYALEPIFTIIYVVNMNSIWEKVMSSLRAQIFQRVLIQKVDFFDRYKVGELTALLTSDLGSLKNIVSENTSRDRGFRALSEVVGTLSLLFALSPQLAPILGLLMLAVSILVALYKRSTVNVFKAHGLVQASIADSVTESFSAIRTVRSFSGEKRQMSEFARQVLKYESSGIKLGTFKSLNESVTRVAVYISLMALYCLGGSKVKAGELSVGIMASFIGYTFTLTFAVQGLVNTFGDLRAALAATERINSVLSDAEIDEALAYSLEKDMKQKKVHDEVLELYLVNGSNEKKQSTKTRYMSTLKFGSSVRNLAETGDICLEDVDFSYPVRPDVEILRGLNLTLKCGTVTALVGPSGAGKSTVVQLLSRFYEPTRGRITVAGEDLRTFDKSQWARVVSIVNQEPVLFSVSVGENIAYALPDEYVSKEDVIKAAKAANAHEFIISMPQGYDTLVGERGGLLSGGQRQRIAIARALLKNAPVLILDEATSALDTVSERLVQEALDHLMKGRTTLVIAHRLSTVQNADQIALCADGKIAELGTHLELLERKGLYASLVDTQRLAFE